The nucleotide sequence CTTCTGGCCGGCGCCGAACGTCGACAGCGGGCTCGTCTCGCTCGTCCGCCGGACCGAGCCGATCAAGACCACCGCCGCCAGACGGGACGTGTTCGCGGTCGTCGACGCGGCCTTCGCCCAGCGGCGCAAGACGCTGCGGGCCGCCCTCGCCGGGTGGGCCGGTTCCGCGGCCGCCGCCGAGGCCGCCCTCGTGGCCGCCGGAGTCTCTCCGCAGGCCCGCGGCGAGTCCCTGACGGTCGAGGAGTTCGCCGCCATCGCCGAGAACCGCGTCTCCGAGGACGCAGGCCACAGCGACACCCGCGTCTCCGCAGGCAGCGACAGCCGCGTCGCGGGAAACACCGACACCGAGGAGCCCACTCAGTCGTGAGCGTCACCGTTCGCGTCCCCGCCAAGGTCAATGTGCAGCTCGCGGTCGGCGGTGCCCGGCCCGACGGCTTCCACGGCCTGGCCAACGTCTTCCTCGCCGTCGGGCTGTACGACGAGGTCACCGCCACCCCCGCCGACGAGCTGACCGTCACCTGTGAGGGCCCCGGCGCCGACCAGGTCCCCCTGGACCGTACGAACCTCGCCGCGCGGGCCGCGCTCGCGCTGGCGGAACGCCACGGCGTCGAGGCCGCCGTACACCTGCACATCGCCAAGGACATCCCCGTCGCGGGCGGCATGGCCGGCGGCAGCGCGGACGCGGCCGGCGCGCTCCTGGCCTGCGACACGCTATGGGGCACGAACGCCTCGCGCGACGAACTCCTCGACATCTGCGCGGAGTTGGGCAGCGATGTGCCGTTCGCTCTGGTGGGCGGGGCGGCCCTCGGGACCGGGAGGGGCGAACAGCTTCGGCCCCTCGACGTGGGCGGCCCGTTCCACTGGGTCTTCGCGGTCGCCGACGGCGGCCTCTCCACCCCCGCTGTCTACCGTGAGTTCGACCGGCTTCACGCGCACGACGTCGTCCCCGAGCCCGTCGCCTCCCAGGTGCTGCTGGACGCCCTCGCCAAGGGGGACGTCGACGCGCTCGCGGCCTTCCTGCCGGGCTCCAACGGCCTCCAGCCCGCCGCCCTCTCACTCTTCCCGAAGCTGACCGACACCCTCGCCGAGGGCCTCGCGGCCGGCGCGCTCGCCGCGCTCGTCTCCGGGTCGGGCCCGACCACGGCCTTCCTCGCCCGGGACGCCGACTCGGCCCGCACCATCGCCGAGGGGCTGCGCGCGTCCGGTACGTGCCGGGCGGCGCGCGTGGCCGTCTCACCCGCGCCGGGGGCGACCGTGATCCCGGCAGCCCAACCGTAGGTACTCAGAGGTGAGTTGAGTACGTGAGCGCTGACGCCCACCCGGGCGCCGGCGCGACCGTACTCCCATGAGTGCAAGCGTGAGTGCGAGCGAGCTCGCCGCCGTCACCCCGTCCACCCGCGATCGGTACGTCGACCTCCTGCGCGTCGCCTCCCTCGGCACGGTCGTCCTCGGCCACTGGCTGATGGCGGCGGTCACGACCGGTGCCGGGGGCAACGGCCAGGTCGAGGTGGGCAACCTCCTCGCCGTCGAGCCGCGGCTGCAGATCCTCACCTGGGCCCTGCAGATCATGCCGGTGTTCTTCTTCGTCGGCGGCTTCTCGCACGCCCTCTCCTACCGCTCGCTCAGCCGAAAGAGCACCGGCGAGGGGGCTTCCGTCTACCCGGCCTTCCTCCGTGCCCGCCTCCAGCGGCTGCTGCGGCCCACCATGGTGTTCATAGGGGTGTGGGGCGCCGCCGCCGTCCTCCTCCAACTCGTGGGCGAGGGAGGGGGACTGCTCGACGTGGCGCTGCGACTGGTCGCGCAGCCGCTGTGGTTCATCGGGATCTATCTCGCGATGGTCGCCTTCACTCCGCCGCTGCTCAAGCTGCACGAGCGATGGGGGTGGGGCGCGTTCGGCGGGCTCGTGGCGGCTGCCGCGCTCGTCGACGTACTGCGCTTCGCGCTCGACGTCCCCTTCGTCGAGTTCCTCAACTTCGCCTTCGTGTGGCTCGCGATCCACCAGCTCGGATTCCTGCGCGCCGACGGGCGGTTGACGCGGCCGTACCTGCTTGCCGGGGCCGGGCTCGCGGGGGCCGCGCTGCTGGTGGCGTACGGGCCGTATCCGCTGTCGATGGTCGGGATGCCGGGCGAGAAGGTGTCGAACATGGCGCCGCCGACCTTCGCGCTGCTGTGCCACGGGCTGTGGCTGGTCGGCGCGGTGGAGTGGCTGCGC is from Streptomyces sp. NBC_01314 and encodes:
- a CDS encoding 4-(cytidine 5'-diphospho)-2-C-methyl-D-erythritol kinase, whose amino-acid sequence is MSVTVRVPAKVNVQLAVGGARPDGFHGLANVFLAVGLYDEVTATPADELTVTCEGPGADQVPLDRTNLAARAALALAERHGVEAAVHLHIAKDIPVAGGMAGGSADAAGALLACDTLWGTNASRDELLDICAELGSDVPFALVGGAALGTGRGEQLRPLDVGGPFHWVFAVADGGLSTPAVYREFDRLHAHDVVPEPVASQVLLDALAKGDVDALAAFLPGSNGLQPAALSLFPKLTDTLAEGLAAGALAALVSGSGPTTAFLARDADSARTIAEGLRASGTCRAARVAVSPAPGATVIPAAQP
- a CDS encoding acyltransferase, with the translated sequence MSASVSASELAAVTPSTRDRYVDLLRVASLGTVVLGHWLMAAVTTGAGGNGQVEVGNLLAVEPRLQILTWALQIMPVFFFVGGFSHALSYRSLSRKSTGEGASVYPAFLRARLQRLLRPTMVFIGVWGAAAVLLQLVGEGGGLLDVALRLVAQPLWFIGIYLAMVAFTPPLLKLHERWGWGAFGGLVAAAALVDVLRFALDVPFVEFLNFAFVWLAIHQLGFLRADGRLTRPYLLAGAGLAGAALLVAYGPYPLSMVGMPGEKVSNMAPPTFALLCHGLWLVGAVEWLRGPVGRWLERPKVWRAVVAANGISMTAFLWHLSAMLGVYGVLLALGVDLPAPASGAWWAQLPPRIAAAVVLTAVLIAAFRSFERPAARSTTPRPPGSSRGSTAYSGPAATVGVVLCLFGVLGLSMVGFGGLFEGRTALLIAVQVSAPVAVAMTLVGWLLVERAGRGLSADVRHG